The Methanooceanicella nereidis genomic interval GCACATTCGTAGCGATGATGACCTTTTTCTTCTCTTTCCGGGCTATCGCAAGAGATGGCGCAAGGGCCGAAAGGGTCTTGCCTGTGCCGCACGCTCCCTCGAAAAGTACCAGCTTCTTCGCTAACAGCGCGTCATATATGCTGTCCATAGCCTCTTTTTGGTTAGGATAAAATGAGGGCTTGGGGAAAAACTTCTGGTATTCAGGTGCCATAGTGCCGGTCGTTATTCTATTAGTTTGATTGATATATCTGTCACCATATTTAAAGGTAAGAATCAGCATGTTGAAAGTATTTTTCCGGGGTGTAAAAATTCCCGGAATAAAAGGACAGAAGCCCCTCTAACCAAAACATATATATTAGTTCGTAACATATAGAACAATCATGCCAAAATGGGTATGTACAGTCTGCGGGACCGAGCACAGGATACTATGTAAGCCCGGTTGTATGGCTTTCGCGAAACATGGCTCGTGCGCACCTCCGAAATGTAAGAACTGCGGCGCACCGAGAGAAAAAATGATCATGGATTAGACCAAGACTTATTACATAGACCATAATTTTTTTAGTCCTGCATGCGGTATTCTTTCTGCTATGAAGATTATTGTCCTTTCAGATACGCACATCGCATATAAAGTGCCTGATGAGATCCTGGAGAAGATCAAGGATGCGGACATGGTCGTCCATGCCGGGGATTTCCATACCAGGGCGGCATACGATACGATAAAGGCGTATTCCAGAAGGCTCATAGCAGTGCACGGGAACAGCGATGACCCGGACCTGAAGGAATCCCTGCCGGAAATCGAGACCTTTGAGGCCGAGGGGGTAAAGATAGGCGTCGTGCATAAAGGCCATCACGTGACCGACCTTACCAACATGAGGTACCTGGCACTGGAAATTGGAGTCGAGGTGCTGGTATTCGGGCATCTTCACCGACCCATAATTGAGAAGAGCGACGTGTTATTGATCTGCCCGGGCAGCCCTACGTCCCCGAGGATGGCAGACCCCACGATGGTCGAGCTGACCGTCGCCGGAGGCAACGTGACAGGCAGGATCGTTAAAATGTCAGGCGGCTCCGTCTGCGGCTACATCGGTTTTATGAGATCCCTGAATAATGAAAATCCGGATCGTTAAGAAAAATGGGTGTTCATTGGCCCGGTCCATCCACATCGAGAGTGGTCTGCGACGTGAACTCAACGTCCCTGTTCGCCCCGTAGAACGCCCTTTTTGATACCTTATACTTTTCGCGGATCTGCTCCGCGACATTGCTCCTTACTACGATCTTTTTATCCTGAAATTTTTCTTTTTTCGAAAGCAGCTGAAGACCGCTATAGCAATCTCTGACCTTTTCAGACTTCAAAAGAGACAAATAATTTTCCAGTGACGTGATATAGATATGCTCAAGCTGCGGTGGACTACGATCCATGGTACTACCTCAACACCATATAGGACAATGCATTGTTATAAAGTCCTTAAAATATATGAATGTGTCTGTATATACCGAAATCATCGGGACTTTTTTCCAGATGATAATTATATTAAATTTAAAGGTATGTATAAGAGCATATGATGACCGGGTGATTACTCATTTATTTTTAAACAATTTATTTTATTTTTTTAACTAACAATAAAATATAATGCCAAATAAAACGAATCCGATGCGATTAACGTATAAATATAAATTAATAAAAATTAATATGGTTTTAATGAAAGAGCTGATATTACGGATCGATGAAGAGACATATGAATGGATCGAAAAAAGAAAAGGGAGTATGGATGCCGCAGAATTCGCCGGCAGAGCTCTTAAAGAATATATGAACATGGACAAAAGAGGCACATCGGTCCGAATGAGCCGCTCCTGCGACAATATAAGGGAAAGGATGGACGAGCTGGAAGAGCGTATAAATCGGCTTAACGCTAACCTGAAAAGATCCATGGCGGATAAAAATGCGCAAACTGATATGAGCGCGGACCAATAGACCTTAGTTCGCAAAAATTTCGTTATGTTTATAATATCGGTGTATAAATTATAAATAATGACAAAAACGTACGTGCTTGATACGTCGGCATTCATATACGGGATCGTTCCGGACGGGGAACTGGTCACACCTTCGCGCGTGTACGAAGAGGTAAAAGATGAGAAGTCCAGGCTTAAGCTGGAGTTGATAAGCGGACTGATAGTAAGGGACCCGTGCCAGGAATGTATCGCGGAGATCGAAGATGCTGCCTTGAAGACCGGTGATAAACACAGGATATCATTAACTGACAGAGACCTGCTTGCGTTAGCCCTCGAAGAGAAGGGCTCGGGCAAGGACGTCAAGATAATGACCGATGATTATGCCATCCAGAACATAGCGCGAAAGATCGGTATCGATATTGTGCCATTACATCAAAAAAAGATCAAGCAAAAGATAGAATGGGAAAAACGCTGCATAGGATGTAACAGGATATATAGCGAAGGCGAGATCTGCGACGTTTGCGGATCTCCCCTGAGACTAAAAAAACGCTCTATTAGCAGGGGTAAAAAGAATGAGAAACGTTAACGACCTTATTGAAAAAGCTATCGAGCTTAGGAACCGCGGCCTGCGATCCGGGGAGATCGCTGACGAGCTCAATATTTCCAGGGAGACGGCCATGTGGCTGCTCACGCGAGCCAAGAAAGAGACCGGTGCTCCCGTGCCGAAAGATATCTTCATTGACTGGAAGATGATCGGAAAAAGCTCCAGCAGGCTCATGCTCATCGCTACATGCCTTGCGGACATGGTTGAAGAGGTACTTAACGAGCTTGACACAAACGTGGACGTCGTGGTCGGAGTGGCGCTAAGCGGCATCCCGCTGGCCAACATAGTGGCATACCAGTATGGAGTCGAGTTTGCCGTACTTCACCCGGGGAAGCACAGGTCCGAGGAGGGAAGGCCGGTTGAGATGCAGTCGACTTTCAGCGAGAACTATGCAAGCGTCAAAGGAAAGAGATGTGTCATAATCGATGATGTAATCACATCAGGCTCCACCATGGAAGAGGCTATCAAACTGATAGATGACATGGGAGGGGAAACTGTCGCCATAGCTGTCATGATAGATAAAAAAGGCGCGGAGACAATAGCTTCTGTCCCGGTAAGATCGCTTTATAGGATAGGGAGGGTGGAGTAAGGGTCTTATCCCTTTACTTTATATCCCCTCAAATAGCCATTATTTTGATAGCCGGACCGGATACGGGAATCTTATCGAGTTGATCATTTTTCGCTGAACATCAAGGCTTTTTAGTACGGTATAAATATCCAAGAGCTGCACATATCGCTAAAAATATGATAAGGCCTGAACCTAAGGAAAGCGGGTAGCCGTTCTCAGGAGTGCTCTTAGGCACAGACGTCGGACCGGAAGTGTTGCCTGATCCGGAAAAGCCCAGTTTCGTGCGGCCGTCACCTGTAATCAAATAGGTTAACGGGTATTCGTCATTAGTTAGATCCTTCAGGTACTTTTCTGATACGCCGCCATGCTCTACGGTCAGCGTGACGCTGTCCTGTGCTATTATGCCAGCCGTCTCAATGTCCCTGGCAGAATATTTCACGGTCATAGGACCCTTGCCGTCAAGTATCAGAGAGCCGGGACCGAACCATGCCTTGACCTCTCCGGAAGATGCGATCTCTCCGGTAAATGTGTTCACCCTTACGAATGTATCGGCATCCCTTACAATATCGGGATTGACACTTTTCCCATCCTTTATCGTTGCGGGGATTGATGACCTTAAATTCCCGTTAACATCTATCAGGTCTATAGAATAGGAGGGGCATTCGAGCGGTAAAAGGCACCCGTTGTCGGAGACCGGGGCCATATAATATTTTAGGTCATAATACCTGGTGAGCGCGGAATGGAAATCCGCAGGAAAAGATTTGCCCGGATAAAGCCGGTTCTCAAGGTATCCCAGATGCGCCAGCCCCGGCATGCCCTCATTGACGCCCACATAATATAATATCCCGTCCTGCCATCGGAGTATGTCCCCGTCCTTATCATACCTTGTCGAGCCGAGATTCATCAGCATTCCCGTGGACGGGTCTATGACGTCGTCGATGACGTTGAACATATCTTTCATCATTGGGATGGCGTATTCCTTTTCACCCATGGCCGAGAGACTGAGCAGTATGGAGAATTGAACTGCCGTATAGCTTGCGTCGTACATGACTATCTTCGGGTTATACGTGCCGGTCCATTCAGGGTATAATCCTGAGGGATCCTGCCTGCCGTCCAGAATGACCTTCATTTGACGCCGGTAGCTTTCAAGGAAAGCGGGATCCCCTGTCGCCGCATAAGCGGAATAGGTAGCCCGGGCGCCTTCCATCATCTGGTTCCTGACGACCCAGTCGTTTATATTTAGCGAGAATACGTAATCTATGAACTTAACATCCTGCTCAAGGCTTTTTTTGATCCACCACTCACGGGTGTGCGACGTGTCGCCGTATACGTCGAGTTTCTCTTTCATCGACGGATCGTCCTTTAGAGCCATATAGGCGTTTGCCAGCGTGCTGCCGAGAGTCCCGGCCGTTATGAGCCCGGTAGTGGCGCCTTCGACCCATCCGTCGGGCTGCCTTGAAAGGATGATGTTATCTATTCCTCGAACTATAGGCGTTTTCCATTCGGGAGCCTTATTATATTTTAACGTGTACAGAGAGACGTAATCGTTCAAGGTCTCCTGAAAGCGCTGATCCACATACCTTTTACTGTTATATTCATCCCACCAGGCCCTTGTAAAACTGCCATAAGACGCGTCGGCAAAGGCTACGTTATCCAGTTTCACTTCGCCTCCGGTCGCCGGGTAAAAAGTGATGACGACCTCCTTTACCTTTCCAATGTCATTCGACATCGCCCCGATGCTGGCGAAATCGAAATATGCGGGTAGCGGTTCGTTCTCGTGCCTCAGTCCCTGCTGCCTGGATTTAAACGAGCCTCTTTCGGATACGACCTCTATGGACATCCTTATGTCATTCCTTGAAGGGTTCACCCAGGCGACGACGCCGGTATATCTTTTTACATCCATATCATCCAGTGTGAACCTGACGGATACGCTGCCTGAGCCGGATAAAGAGACAGCCAGTGAATTTTTTCCATACATAGGGGATGTTTCGTCTGCCCTGGCCTGTCCGCCGGTAACCTCAAATCCCGGTGTGGCCCCTTCGAAATCTTCAAAGACCATTTGAGGCATAGTCTGGACGCATTGTTCCTTAACAGGTATTATAAGCTTCTCAGACCTATCGAGAGAAATAGAAATATTGTCAGTGCTGGCTGAGGACAGGCTAACGGATTGTACGATCAGCAATGACATGATCATAAATGCCAATATTTTTGTTTTCATGATAACATCTCCTAAAACTCTTTCCTGTGACGGTCAATCTCCAGTATCAGTTCGTTAAAAGCCGTTTTAAATTCCATGACACTCCGGTCCTTTGTAAAATCGCGTGCTACGGCCCTGAGTTCTTCTGCTACCGCTTTCTTCTTTTCCGGACCCCATCCCATAACTTTTAATGCCCGTTCAGAATAGTCTGCCGGATCGAGCGAATCCACGACAAGATCGGGGCATACAGGCCTTATTATCTCCGCTGCGCCGGTGTATTTACTGACTATCGGAATCAGCCCTGACGCGCATGCCTCTATGATAGATACACCGAATGCCTCTTCTCTGGCGGGATGCATATAGATGCATGCCCGGGAAAAATATTCCCGCGGGTCCTCTACCTTGCCTGCGACGTTCAATCCTTCGATTTCCGGCAGCTTGAGCGATTCATCCTTGAAATGCCCCATCAGATAAAGCTCTGATCCGGGCTCCTTTTCGCGGATCATTTTAAAGGCTTCTATAAGTAGATCAACGCCTTTATATGGCATCATTTTTCCAAGGAAGACGATGTTTTTTGATGACGGGTCCGAATAGGCGCCTTCATATGTGCTTATGTCTGCATAGGGATATGCCACTTTTACAGGACAGTCTGACATCGCTGCGAAAAAATCCGCAACGTATCTTGATACAGCGATAATGCCATCCACGTAGCTGAGAGACTTTCTGAGCAAATATTTCCCCATCGCGCTTTGCTTCTCATAATACATACGGAAGGGGCTTGTGGCAAGCAATATCACCTTTATTTCCGGGTCGAGTATCTTTTTCGGGATAACTGTAAAAAGATATAGAGGGCTTTCGCAGAGATATACGTCAGAGTCAGGTTTTTTTAAAAATGGTGACAGTAATAGCTCCCTGTAGGGTCTCTTGGTCTTTCCGTCAAACCTGAAGAGATACATGTCCGCGTTGACGCTCTCCGCAAATGTCACATGCACCCGGTGCGGGCGGCTGGAGAAGAAGGTTATGCCTTGCCTGGCCTTGTACATTAATAAAAACTAGTTATTAATAATATATATTATTTATGTCACTTTTAGATAATAATATTTATAAGCAAGTATTATATAATATAATATTCATACAGCAAGCAGTAGACATAGAAGTGATATAATGCCAAGGTTTTGGAGATTTGCCATTTTTGTATTATTGATGCAGGCTTTTGCATCCGTCGCGATCCTGACCGATATGCCTCTGGCAAGGCAGATCCTCGGGTTCGTGTGTTTCGTGTTCATGCTAGGGCTTGTGACAATACCGTTGCTCAAGCTAAAAAAGATATCAAAGGGCGAAATACTCATATTTTCCACCGGGATAGGGCTCGTAGGGATAATGGTCATTGGTTTTATCGTCAACTCATTATATCCTTTTATAGAAGCTCCGCTGTCAACGATACCCATGCTGGTGGCCCTTAACCTGTATATGGCAGGAGCCGTGCTGTATGGATTGATAACAAAAGCCGATAGCCCTCTTGACATTATCCCCCCGGAGACTGCCGATGAGGATGAGGAGATAAATAAGATCGGCCTTAAAGAGATCATATACTGGGCCCTTATCATAGCCTTCCCTGCCATGGCGATTGCGGGCACCTGGATCATTAACACCAGCAGCTCAAATATTGTCCTGATGGCGATGATATTGTTAGTAGGCATCACTTTCATTGCATTATTATTAGATAAAAAAGCCCCGGACGGCCTGTTATCGTTATTCATACTGTCAGCGTCGGCATCATTACTCTTCATGTACTCCCTGAGGTCATTTTATTTACTGGGCTTCGACATTCACGGGGAATACTATGCTTTTGAGATGACGCTGGCGAATTTCCACTGGTCCATAGAAAATTATAATCATATATACAATACATGCCTGAGTATCACTATACTGCCGACTGTGCTCTTTTCTTTGCTGAACATACCGGGAGAATATATCTATAAGCTGATATTCCAGATCCTGTTCTCCATAATGCCATTCGCCGTGTACTTATTCTTCAAAGACAAGACCGGCACCAGGATCGCGTTCCTCAGCGCGTTCTTTATGATGTCGCATTTTATGTTCATCTACCAGATGCCGTCCCTTTTAAGGCAGGAGATCAGCATTCTACTGTTCATTCTCGCGATGTATATCCTTTTCACGGACCGTATCAAGGATAAGGGCGGTTATGCGCTATTTACGATATTCAGCGCGGGAACAGTCGTTTCACACTATACTACATCATTCATATTCGTGGTCCTATTGCTGGGCACTTTATTCCTTAGCAAATACATGCAGCTTAACCGGATCAACTTTGACAGGAATATAACAGGAAAGCTTGCCCTGGGCGTCATCCTTATGGTACTTATCTGGCATGGCCTCATCACAAAGATCACTCTTGCTGCAGCAGTGAATTTCCTGATATACTCGCTTCAGTCTCTTAACAGCGTCATAATAGGGAATGATGTGCCTTCGGCATCATCCGCAGGCATAAGGCTGGACAACAGTATAGAATCCATGATACCGGTGATCATATCGGGAGGCATAAGCACGCTGAGTAAATTATTCGTGGCGATCGGCGTCATATATGTCACCGCAAGCGCGCTGTTATTTAAATACAATCAGATGAACCGCGACGAGATGCCGTCGTTCCTGAAAAGGTTAAGCAGGGACGATCTTTACAGGTTCTTTAACTTAAACGAAAAATGGGCGAGATTTGGCACTGAGTATTTACTAGCGTCGATATTTTTACTGCTGCTTCTGTTCATCAGCATACTGGTACCGTTCGTCTCTCAGGGATATAATTTTGAGAGACTGTATATGCAATCGCTGGTATTTTTGGCACCCATGTGCGTCCTGGGGGTCTTAGCCATAATAAGGTCTTTAAGACTGAACCTGTCGATAAGGCATGTCACGACTTTCACGGCGATAATCATCGTCATATTCTTCCTTGGGCAGACAGGGTTCACCTACGAGGTTTTCGGTGTCGATGAGTCGATATCGTTAAACGCGGACACGGACGGAGGGTATCTTGTATACCCCCAGGAGATACAATCGGCGACATGGCTGGAATCAAGCGAGATGCCGTCCAGCGTATTTGCCGACAACTACGCTTCTTTGAGGCTGTGGAGCTATGCGGGGATACCAAGAGGATACGGCTATGACAGAGGAGTGTACCCAATGGATACCCAGCACCTTTCATTCCATGGGGCAAAAAACGAGCTGATAAACTCATACGTGTACCTTAGCCATTACAACGTCGATACCGGCCTCATTTTTGACGGGTACGACAGCAGTAACAGAGGTCGTGCGGAACTGGAAGATTTCGTACTGCTGAACAAGATGGACATCGTGTATGATAACGGCGGGTCGGCCGTGCTTAAGACTTCGGGAAGATATCTCTAGATGTCTTCCTTTTGTCCGGGATCGTTCTAAGTTGTATCACGATTCGTTTTAGGTTTAATGGCCGCCGGCATTAAGGCGGCGAAAATCACCGGTTTTTCACCACAAAGCACACAAATCACATAAAGGAAAGCTGAGGACATTTTTTAGATGATGGGCATATACTTTGAAAAAGTATTTGTGAACCCTTATGCCCTTGATTCCCTCGTGGTGTAAAACCGTGAACTCTGGTAATTCCTTTGTGAGGGACTGGATAGAGAAGGCATTCATATTAAAGAACTTGCTAGCAGTATACAAAAACACGTATGGATGCGCGTATAGTTTTTTGTACTGTATATGCACTAACTTTTTATAATATTATTAAAAGGCATCATGCCCCTGGTTTTCTCGGATACCTGTAAAACGGCTATGACCGGCTTAGATAATAGGCCGGTTCCCACTGCCTTTCTTATCTTTGCACTATCGTCGATACTGATCACGCCAAAGACAAGTATGGCAATGGCATATATGATCACTCCTGCCGGTATGCACAATGCCAGCGATGTCAGGCATGATATGGATGATTCAATATCCAGGCCGAGCGTCGAATAAGCCATCGACCTTACGCTTATCACAGTAGCGTACATGATGATGGAAGCCAGGCTGATCAGAAGGATCTCTTTTACCGGGACACGGACATTGTATGATCTTGATGCCGCAAAAAGGAATACAATGGTCCCGCTCCCCAGCGATATAAGGCTGGCAACGGCAGCGCCTTGAATGCCATACATGGGGATCAGCGCCAGGTTTAAAGCTACGTTAAATATGGCTGTAACTATAGCTATTCTCACTCCGATCTTTGCCTTTCCCCCGCCGTCGATGATGCATGCGGCCGGAAGCTCGCATGTCTTTATGGCGCCCATTATCGCCAGGAAAGGCAATACTAAAGCGGCCGCTATATACTCATGCCCGTATATGGCCGATATCACATCAGGGGATAAAGCGGCCATTCCCGCGCCTGCCGGAAGTGCTATCATGGCGATGTACTTGATCGATAATCGGAACACGTCCTTTGTCATACCATAATTTTGCGTGCTTACCGAGCCGGAAAATGAAGTAAGAAGCACTCTCCTCAGCGAGAACATGCCATAATAGATGAGGAGCGCCAGCGACATTGAGATGGTATAGCAAACAAAATCGCCCATCGTCAATTTAGCCCCTATGTAAAACTGATCGAATGACATATACACCTTTACCACAGCCCATGAGAGCCCGAGATAAAAGCCATATGTCAGAATATGGTTCATCTCGGTAAGATCCAGCCTCAGGTGTTTTATTTCCGGCAGGACGTTCTTTTTAAAAGAATATATGTAAAAAACAAGAAGAAATGCGGAGCCGGCTATAAGGCCGATTAAGGCACCTTTGAACCCGAACCCGAGGACCACAAGCACGACTGCGAGAAGTGTCTTGGATACGTTCTGTATAACCTCTGCGTACGAGGTTATTGTCATTTCACGGAACCCGTATAGCGAAGAATAGATGGACGTCGATATGATGTCAAGTGACAATAGTGCCGCGCATGCATATACCGAGATGATCGCCTCTTCGTGATTGTTAAGGCTCACTGCGATATAGGAACTGAACAGCAGGCATAGTATGACGGCGGCCAGTCCCACGATCATCTTAAGTGCCATGGACGTGACTATGCTGCCCGATACGTCCATATCCTTCGCGCGGTATTCGGCTATCCTTCGCGCAGCAGACTCCTGTATGCCGAGGTCGGCGAAAATGAACACAATACCCTCTAAAAAGATAGCCCATGTGACGAGACCGTACATATCCTTGCCCAGAAGCCTGGCCAGTATTATACCCATCATCAGGGAGGATAGTATGGATATTACCCTGGCGCTTACCACATACGCCGAATCCTTAGCCATCTTTTTAGCTTCTGACATATACGACCACTTGCTTAAGAAGGATATTTGACATTACCACTATATTAATTATTCACATAATGATATTTTTAAAAAATTATAATCAATAATTCGACGCACTTAGAGTATATTGATATTTAGCTACCACTAAATAAATTTATAAGCAAGTAATATTATAATAAACTGTTGATGAGCTATAAGATATTACAGGCTACTGAATATTTCTTACCTGACGTTGAGAGAGGCATAGAGAGATTTGTCTACGAATTAAGCAAAGGGCTCATCGAAAGAGGTAACCGTGTCACAGTCCTGACCGGAGGGAATGATGACAATAAGACGATAGATGGCATGAGAGTCATATACGCGCCCATGTACGGAAGCGGCATAATGCAGGCATCCCGTAACCTGTATGACCAGAGGCTGACATTCGTGCCGTCGGGCGTATTAAAAATGAATACGGACGACTCGGACATCATTCATGCCCATCATTTTGCAGGAGGCTATGCCGCCACATTATTAAGGGGTTCAAAAAAGAGGCCGCTGGTCATGACCGTGCACGTTGTCCCACGTTCGTCGATACTCGCGAGCCCTGTCCCGGTTTACCGGATGATGTATAGAAAGGCTCTGCAAAGATCTTCGTGCGTGGTATCGGTAACGGAATATGTCAAATATGCCGTAAAAAAAGACTTCGGCATAGACAGCGTGGTGGTCCCGCTTTGCGTAGATATTGAAAGGTTCAAGCCCGCAAAGGATAAGGAAAGGCTAAAAGCGGAATTAGGGCTGCCCCCGGCGCCTATCATACTTATGGTATCCAGCCTCAACGACAGGAGAAAGCGTGCCGGGATGATCATATCGGCGATGCCCTCTGTCCTGAAGAAAATTAGCGATGCCAGGCTCGTCCTTGCAGGAAACCTGAGCGGTGATATGAAAGAAGATCTGGAAAAGCTTGTTAGCGGCCTGGGATTAAAGGAAAACGTCATTTTTACCGGAAGGCTGGAGGACGACGCCCTTCCAAAATATTATGCGGCAGCTGACGTGTTCGTATTACCTTCCAGGGAGGAGGCCGCAGGATTCGTCTTACTGGAAGCGATGGCATCGGGCGTGCCTTTAGTGGGCGCGAACAGCGGGGGGATACCGGAGTATGTCAGGGACGGCATCAACGGGCTGCTATTTGACCCGCGTAAAGTAGATGACCTTGCGGAAAAGGTAATATCGATACTGGCCAGCGATAGCGATTCGCGTACTTATGGCCGTAAAGGAAGACATCTTGCGGTGACCGAACACTCCTGGCCTGTCGCGGTAAAAAGATATGACGAGATATACGGGAACGTGGTGATGAACTGATGACCGCGCCGGAAGTGTCGATAGTGATCCCTGCCGGAAGGACGGACATCGTGAACAGGTGCCTGGACTCGCTGGTCAAAATGGACTATAAGGATTTTGAAGCGATCGTCGTAGTGAAGCAAGGCTTGAAGTATTCATATCCGGACGGGCGGGTCACGGTCGTCGAGCAGGATGGCAGGGGCGTTTCAAATGCCAGGAATTGCGGTATCTCGAAGGCGAGAGGAAAGATCATAGCTTTTACTGACGACGACTGCGTGGTTTCCAGGATGTGGCTCGGGAGCCTATTAAAGGCGTTCGACGATCCGGAAGTAGGCGGGGCCGGGAGCATACGCGAAGCATATAATGCCGAAGAACCCCTGGCGTCGATGTGGGACTTTTCTTATCTTACGATGGGCAGCCTTAGTGACAAATATATGTATCTTAGCAGGCGCGATATTTACCTGTGTACGTCGTCAGCGGCGTTCAGGGCGGATATTATAAAGTGCATTGGAGGCTTTGATGAATCATTACCCTCGGGAGAGGATTATGACCTCTCGCGAAGGGTAAAAGAGTCCGGGTTCAAGCTGGCGCTGGTGCCCGAGGCCAGGATAAAGCATGAACATCCCGCCACATGGGAAGATATGATAAGGCAACAGATGTGGTTCGCGCGGGGCGACATCGGGCTGGCCAGAAAATATTCTAAAAAAGGCATAAGATTAAGGCTTCTCATGTCAGTTCCGTTCTATTCTCTGCTTTCCATCCCGAATGCTTTGAAAATAGACGGCATGAAGAATAAAGTAGTTTTCCCGGTATTTATTTTTGTAAAATGCGGCTCAAGGTTCCTTGGCTCTATAGTTTGATCGTACGATGAGCTTTTCCGAATGCCAGCGAAGGGATGATAACGTTATACTAAAGTACAAACGGGTTATCTATGATATGGGATTGAAATGGTAAAAGTTTCTGCAAACGATTACAAGATACAAAAAATCAGGAGGGCCATGAAGGAAAGCGGATTGGACCCTGATCCGCTGACAGATTCGGAAGTCGTAGATTATGCCCTGACTGTCGCCGAACTATACTTTGCCGGCGACTTTGAGGAAGACGATGAAGAATGACTAAAATATGTCATCGCCTCAATAGCAACTTTTTTTATTTTTCTGTCGGGATGTTGAATTCAGGCGGAAAAATGACCATGCCTTTCATACCGTCAAGTGCGCCCGGGACCAGTTCAATAGCCATGAAGGCCTCGTCAGGCACCGGGAATAGCACATCAAGTCCTTTAGCCCTGGCGGACGTGAAACCGAAACGCGGATAATAACCGGGATGCCCTACGACTATGACGATCCGGTGGCCAAGAGCTTTGCACCGCTTTAATCCTTCCATAGTAAGCCCTGAGCCTATACCCTGGCCTTGATATTCCGGGAGAACGGC includes:
- a CDS encoding glycosyltransferase, coding for MTAPEVSIVIPAGRTDIVNRCLDSLVKMDYKDFEAIVVVKQGLKYSYPDGRVTVVEQDGRGVSNARNCGISKARGKIIAFTDDDCVVSRMWLGSLLKAFDDPEVGGAGSIREAYNAEEPLASMWDFSYLTMGSLSDKYMYLSRRDIYLCTSSAAFRADIIKCIGGFDESLPSGEDYDLSRRVKESGFKLALVPEARIKHEHPATWEDMIRQQMWFARGDIGLARKYSKKGIRLRLLMSVPFYSLLSIPNALKIDGMKNKVVFPVFIFVKCGSRFLGSIV
- a CDS encoding glycosyltransferase family 4 protein; the encoded protein is MSYKILQATEYFLPDVERGIERFVYELSKGLIERGNRVTVLTGGNDDNKTIDGMRVIYAPMYGSGIMQASRNLYDQRLTFVPSGVLKMNTDDSDIIHAHHFAGGYAATLLRGSKKRPLVMTVHVVPRSSILASPVPVYRMMYRKALQRSSCVVSVTEYVKYAVKKDFGIDSVVVPLCVDIERFKPAKDKERLKAELGLPPAPIILMVSSLNDRRKRAGMIISAMPSVLKKISDARLVLAGNLSGDMKEDLEKLVSGLGLKENVIFTGRLEDDALPKYYAAADVFVLPSREEAAGFVLLEAMASGVPLVGANSGGIPEYVRDGINGLLFDPRKVDDLAEKVISILASDSDSRTYGRKGRHLAVTEHSWPVAVKRYDEIYGNVVMN
- a CDS encoding GNAT family N-acetyltransferase; this encodes MRSERPDDFAAIYEVNLKAFGQDKEPKLVDDLRASGNFIPDLSIVAIKDGKIVGHILFCPLTIETEKGRVPALTLAPLAVLPEYQGQGIGSGLTMEGLKRCKALGHRIVIVVGHPGYYPRFGFTSARAKGLDVLFPVPDEAFMAIELVPGALDGMKGMVIFPPEFNIPTEK